The Neospora caninum Liverpool complete genome, chromosome X genome includes a region encoding these proteins:
- a CDS encoding Succinate dehydrogenase iron-sulfur subunit,related yields the protein MFLGLFASPPLASSYPPLLRVAQAASAGSQMEGPKTADVRTFAIYRYNPETDKRPYMQKYELDVSTCGPMVLDALIAIKDRQDPTLVFRRSCREGICGSCAMNVDGKNCLACLTPIQRAERENEAMRLMPGQDIKHDRHEEEVVSRVTDKINHALFREANPPVEILPLPHMMVLRDLVPDMTNFYAQYRSVEPWLKRKTAKKDPNVENLQSIEDRKKLDGMYECILCACCSTSCPSYWWNPQAYLGPAVLMQAFRWIADSRDEFTEERLAAINDTMKLYRCHGIMNCTVSCPKGLNPAGAIKKMKDQVEARFSPDWKNLQAQQILQKSQKLAQDLGLSA from the exons ATGTTCCTTGGGCTTTTTGCGTCACCTCCACTCGCGTCATCATACC cgccgcttctccgcgtcgcgCAGGCGGCGTCTGCCGGCTCGCAGATGGAAGGACCAAAGACAGCAGACGTCCGCACGTTCGCCATCTACCGGTACAATCCAGAGACGGACAAGCGCCCGTACATGCAAAAGTACGAGCTCGATGTCTCCACATGCGGGCCGATGGTGCTCGACGCCCTCATCGCCATCAAAGACCGTCAG gacCCCACCCTTGTGTTTCGCCGCAGCTGTCGAGAAGGCATTTGCGGCTCGTGCGCGATGAACGTGGACGGGAAAaactgcctcgcctgcctcacCCCCATTCAGCgagcagagcgagaaaacgaggctATGCGTCTCATGCCAG GCCAGGACATTAAGCACGACCGgcacgaagaggaagtgGTGAGCCGCGTCACAGACAAGATCAACCACGCGTTGTTCCGTGAGGCGAATCCCCCCGTGGAGATTCTGCCGCTTCCCCACATGATGGTCCTCCGCGACTTGGTGCCGGACATGACCAACTTCTACGCGCAGTATCGCAGCGTGGAGCCGTGGctgaagcggaagacggcgaagaag GACCCCAACGTGGAGAATCTTCAGTCGATCGAAGACCGCAAGAAACTCGACGGAATGTACGAGTGCAtcctctgcgcctgctgctccACGTCGTGCCCGTCCTACTGGTGGAATCCACAAGCCTACCTCGGCCCGGCTGTCCTCATGCAGGCCTTCAG GTGGATTGCGGATAGCCGAGACGAGTTCACCGAGGAACGCCTGGCAGCCATCAACGACACCATGAAGCTGTACAG GTGTCACGGCATCATGAACTGCACAGTCTCCTGCCCCAAGGGCTTGAATCCTGCAG GAGCCATCAAGAAAATGAAGGATCAGGTAGaagcgcgtttctcgccggaCTGGAAGAATCTCCAGGCGCAACAGATCCTGCAGAAGTCCCAGAAGCTTGCCCAGGACCTCGGACTCTCTGCGTAA
- a CDS encoding putative saccharopine dehydrogenase — translation MEGQPLNDASREFDIVVYGATGFTGRLVAEYFCKQYLTDSGEFLVKFALAGRSMKKLEEACEAACARAGRESKHIPLIVADSSDEASLAAMCKRTKVIITTVGPYLKYGEPLVKACVEVRTHYCDLVGEAPFIVATSQKYGHLAAERGVKIVHCCGFDSVPSDLSCLLLEETALRTAKAPCESVTTAVTEMRGGFSGGTVASLLNLSGSEDTYSPYYLCNRALPENVSFTPPSKPYFPVRFLTHDKDFGYGAFFIMAPLNEQVVRVVFDAQIVEAVYSLCFIRWSSALMGSRYGKDFAYREMMSVNRGGFFSALCTSLLVYTGLLCMSFRPLRWLLFALKILPQPGEGPSQRLLDSGFFQMRAVGRTRCVEQPGRALRVSVTIGSKLGDPGYRETAKMIAETALCMALNMDKCTKFCGVGSPAACVGTVLKERLEAKGFYFEIDTKEEEV, via the exons ATGGAGGGTCAACCGCTCAACGACGCAAGTCGTGAATTCGACATTGTGGTGTATGGCGCCACAGGGTTCACAGGAAG ACTCGTTGCAGAATATTTCTGTAAGCAATATTTGACGGACAGCGGGGAGTTTCTGGTTAAATTTGCGTTGGCGGGGCGTTCGATGAAGAAGCTGGAGGAGGCGTGCGAAGCCGCGTGTGCCCGCGCTGGTCGCGAGTCTAAACACATCCCCTTGATCGTCGCGGACAGCTCAGACGAAGCCTCGCTCGCGGCCATGTGCAAAAGAACGAAAGTCATCATCACCACTGTCGGTCCTTACCTCAAATACGGCGAGCCGCTTGTCAAAGCTTGTGTGGAGGTGCGAACGCACTACTGCGACCTCGTCGGCG agGCGCCTTTCATCGTCGCGACCAGCCAGAAATACGGACACCTcgccgccgagagaggcgtcaAGATCGTTCACTGTTGTGGCTTCGATTCGGTCCCCAGTGacctctcctgtctcctcctcgagGAAACTGCACTGAGGACAGCCAAAGCTCCTTGCGAATCG GTTACCACAGCTGTCACAGAAATGCGCGGCGGCTTCTCGGGCGGGaccgtcgcctctcttctgaaTCTCTCTGGATCCGAGGACACGTACAGTCCATACTATCTTTGCAACCGGGCGTTGCCAGAAAACGTGTCGTTCACGCCTCCCTCCAAACCGTACTTTCCCGT GCGATTTTTGACCCACGACAAGGACTTTGGCTATGGAGCCTTCTTTATCATGGCGCCTTTGAACGAGCAGGTTGTCCG GGTTGTTTTCGATGCACAAATTGTCGAGGCAGTTTACTCTCTGTGTTTCATCCG GTGGTCCAGCGCTCTCATGGGCTCAAGATACGGCAAGGACTTTGCCTATCGAGAAATGATGAGCGTCAACAGaggcggcttcttctcggcgctgtgcacctctcttcttgtctaCACTGGGCTACTGTGCATGAGTTTCCGCCCTCTTCGATGGCTCCTATTTGCTCTCAAAATTCTTCCCCAACCCG GTGAAGGCCCTTCTCAAAGGCTGTTGGATTCTGGATTTTTCCAAATGCGAGCTGTCGGCCGCACGCGCTGCGTGGAGCAACCTGGGCGcgctcttcgcgtttccgtgACGATCGGCTCAAAGCTGGGAGATCCCGGCTACCGCGAAACGGCCAAAATGATCGCGGAGACTGCCCTGTGCATGGCGTTGAACATGGACAAATGCACAAAATTCTGCGGAGTCGGATCGCCAGCTGCGTGCGTGGGAACCGTCCTGAAAGAGCGCCTGGAGGCGAAGGGATTCTATTTCGAGATCGacacgaaagaagaagaggtctag